In the Cydia amplana chromosome 14, ilCydAmpl1.1, whole genome shotgun sequence genome, one interval contains:
- the LOC134653981 gene encoding uncharacterized protein LOC134653981, protein MEAATLKKKSTGSKGKLKKTIKNVLCRPDSINWPVISDENARDLSSSLSKYKVDIPEFKKLKWDVIKNIPKQERPKPPPIKKPDGLLFGLRECSEGVGNKDCSTLIVDSEVNPKSIVQPIIEACVTAEVPVVCLKNLKELSLSNFGVKTACLGVKKGCLEEITKKIREFAKMCAPMQPKSIQNEEGTVKPEPQDIKMSDSIDKTEITNYHLKRISKKTRVFVPPSDLEAKEAKKKFIGQDFIELSGKINKENTNEVKNVKHAYKNMKLKRITNNPNRVQMGKKRKTENTK, encoded by the exons ATGGAGGCTGCTACCTTAAAGAAGAAATCAACAGGTAGCAAAGGGAAGTTAAAAAAGACAATAAAAAATGTGTTATGCCGTCCTGATTCCATAAATTG GCCAGTTATATCAGACGAAAACGCCAGAGATTTAAGTTCgtctttaagtaaatataaagTGGACATTCCGGAGTTTAAGAAGTTGAAATGGGACGTAATAAAGAATATACCTAAACAAGAAAGGCCAAAGCCACCAccaattaa AAAACCAGACGGGCTGCTATTTGGATTAAGAGAATGCTCTGAAGGTGTTGGGAACAAAGATTGCTCTACATTAATAGTTGATTCAGAAGTGAATCCAAAATCGATTGTTCAACCCATAATAGAAGCCTGCGTAACAGCTGAAGTGCCCGTTGTCTGccttaaaaatttaaaggaGCTATCTCTCAGCAACTTTGGTGTCAAAACCGCCTGTTTAGGTGTCAAAAAGGGTTGTTTAGAAGAAATCACTAAAAAAATTAGAGAATTTGCAAAAATGTGCGCTCCAATGCAACCTAAATCAATTCAGAATGAAGAAGGGACTGTCAAACCTGAACCACAAGATATCAAAATGTCAGATAGTATTGACAAAACTGAAATAACAAATTACCACCTAAAACGAATATCTAAGAAAACCAGAGTCTTTGTACCTCCATCTGATCTTGAGGCCAAAGAGGCCAAGAAGAAATTCATTGGACAAGATTTTATAGAATTGTCTGGAAAAATTAATAAGGAAAATACCAATGAGGTAAAGAATGTTAAACATGCTTATAAGAATATGAAGCTAAAAAGAATTACAAATAATCCAAATAGGGTGCAAATGgggaaaaaaaggaaaactgaAAATACCAAATAA